A region from the Desulfomarina profundi genome encodes:
- the rpsG gene encoding 30S ribosomal protein S7, whose amino-acid sequence MSRRRTIEKRPVDPDPKYNSVLVSKFTNGLMERGKKTLAQRIFYEAMDIVADRVKDEDPLTVFEEAMNNVRPRVEVKSRRVGGATYQVPMEVRQTRRNALAIRWIIGFSRSRSGKSMSEKLAAELMDAYNKRGASVKKKDDTHRMAEANKAFAHYRW is encoded by the coding sequence ATGTCGCGAAGAAGAACAATTGAGAAACGCCCTGTTGATCCGGATCCCAAGTATAACAGTGTTCTGGTGTCCAAATTCACCAATGGCCTGATGGAGAGGGGGAAGAAAACTCTTGCCCAGAGAATTTTTTATGAGGCAATGGATATAGTTGCGGACAGGGTAAAGGACGAGGATCCTCTGACTGTGTTTGAAGAGGCAATGAATAATGTGCGGCCAAGAGTTGAGGTGAAGTCCAGAAGGGTTGGTGGTGCTACATATCAGGTGCCCATGGAGGTTCGGCAGACTCGCAGGAATGCACTTGCCATCAGATGGATTATCGGGTTTTCCCGATCCAGATCCGGGAAGTCCATGTCCGAGAAACTCGCAGCCGAATTGATGGACGCCTATAACAAGCGTGGTGCTTCGGTGAAGAAGAAAGACGATACCCATCGTATGGCTGAGGCAAACAAAGCCTTTGCTCACTATCGCTGGTAG
- the rpsL gene encoding 30S ribosomal protein S12, translated as MPTINQLVRYGRKKSVKKTNTPALKGSPQKRGVCVRVYTTTPKKPNSALRKVARVRLTNGIEVTSYIPGIGHNLQEHSVVMIRGGRVKDLPGVRYHVIRGTLDTLGVSDRRQGRSKYGAKRPS; from the coding sequence ATGCCGACAATAAACCAACTTGTAAGGTATGGTAGAAAAAAGTCTGTCAAAAAGACTAATACACCGGCCTTGAAAGGATCGCCCCAGAAAAGGGGTGTGTGTGTAAGGGTCTATACCACGACACCGAAGAAGCCGAATTCAGCACTCAGGAAAGTGGCAAGGGTGCGGTTGACCAATGGAATAGAAGTAACATCTTATATTCCAGGGATCGGACACAATCTGCAGGAGCATTCTGTGGTCATGATTCGTGGCGGAAGGGTGAAGGATTTGCCAGGTGTGCGCTACCATGTGATCAGGGGTACTCTGGATACGCTCGGAGTGTCTGACAGGCGCCAGGGTCGTTCAAAATATGGAGCCAAGCGACCGTCTTAA
- the rplV gene encoding 50S ribosomal protein L22: protein MEARAVGKYIRISPQKARLVADVVRGMGVDEAINTLRFMPKKGAGIIQKVLESAVANATQDETTDVDNLYIKKIMIDGGPSLKRIRPRAMGRATSIIKRTSHITVIVDEN, encoded by the coding sequence ATGGAAGCACGAGCCGTAGGCAAATATATTAGAATATCTCCGCAGAAGGCGAGACTTGTCGCTGACGTCGTCAGGGGAATGGGTGTGGATGAGGCCATTAACACCTTACGTTTCATGCCTAAAAAAGGTGCGGGAATTATCCAGAAGGTGCTGGAGTCTGCAGTCGCAAATGCGACTCAGGATGAAACAACTGATGTGGATAATCTGTATATCAAAAAAATTATGATTGATGGTGGACCATCCCTGAAAAGAATCAGGCCCAGAGCCATGGGAAGAGCTACCTCCATAATAAAAAGAACTAGTCATATAACAGTTATTGTTGATGAGAACTAG
- the rplB gene encoding 50S ribosomal protein L2 gives MAIKTYKPTSAGKRHHVSIKNPELSTKGPEKSLVCSLSKSGGRNNYGRITSRHIGGGHKRKYRIIDFKRNKTDIDARVVAIEYDPNRSANIALLSYLDGEKSYILSPDGISVGDRVIAGENVDIQPGNCLPMSNIPLGTIIHNIEMKIGKGAQLVRSAGASAQLMAKEGSYVLVRLPSGEVRKFNNKCRACIGQVGNREHESQKLGKAGRNRWKGRRPHVRGVAMNPVDHPMGGGEGKSSGGRHPCTPWGRPTKGYKTRKRKASDKLIVKKRS, from the coding sequence ATGGCTATAAAAACATATAAACCTACATCGGCTGGCAAACGACACCACGTGTCGATCAAGAATCCGGAGCTGTCAACAAAAGGACCGGAAAAGAGTCTTGTGTGCAGTTTGTCAAAAAGCGGTGGAAGGAACAATTACGGGCGCATTACCTCTCGACACATTGGTGGTGGTCATAAACGTAAGTACAGAATCATTGATTTTAAGAGAAATAAAACCGACATAGACGCCAGGGTAGTCGCTATAGAGTATGACCCCAACCGGTCTGCAAATATTGCACTGCTCAGTTATCTTGACGGAGAGAAAAGTTATATTCTTTCCCCGGACGGGATATCTGTTGGAGATAGGGTAATTGCCGGCGAAAATGTGGATATTCAGCCTGGTAACTGTCTGCCGATGAGTAATATTCCTCTTGGTACTATCATTCATAATATAGAGATGAAAATTGGCAAAGGTGCTCAGCTTGTTCGTAGTGCCGGGGCGTCCGCCCAGTTGATGGCCAAGGAAGGAAGCTATGTTCTTGTCCGGTTGCCATCCGGTGAGGTGAGGAAGTTCAATAATAAATGCAGGGCCTGTATAGGTCAGGTAGGAAATCGTGAACACGAAAGCCAGAAACTTGGAAAAGCCGGCAGGAACAGATGGAAAGGAAGAAGACCCCATGTTCGAGGTGTAGCTATGAACCCGGTTGATCATCCGATGGGTGGTGGGGAAGGTAAGAGTTCAGGTGGACGGCATCCATGTACTCCCTGGGGACGTCCGACCAAAGGTTACAAGACTCGAAAGAGAAAGGCTTCTGACAAACTGATTGTCAAGAAGAGATCATAA
- the tuf gene encoding elongation factor Tu, with the protein MSKEKFERTKPHVNVGTVGHIDHGKTTLTAAITRVLSLKGQASFTDFSDIDKAPEEKERGITIATAHVEYETEKRHYAHVDCPGHADYIKNMITGAAQMDGAILVVAATDGAMPQTREHILLARQVGVPAIVVFLNKCDMVDDEELIELVDMELRELLDKYEFPGDDIPFIQGSALQALENPEDEEHSKCIWELMDAIDSYIPEPKRDVDQPFLMPVEDVFSISGRGTVATGRVERGVIHVGDEVEIVGIRETQKTTCTGVEMFRKLLDEGQAGDNIGALLRGIKRDEIERGQVLAAPKSITPHTKFKAECYILGKDEGGRHTPFFNGYRPQFYFRTTDVTGVLTLEEGVEMVMPGDNIAATVELITPIAMDVGLRFAIREGGRTVGAGVISEIL; encoded by the coding sequence ATGTCAAAGGAAAAATTTGAAAGGACTAAACCGCATGTTAACGTCGGTACGGTAGGTCATATTGACCATGGTAAAACGACCTTAACAGCTGCAATTACCCGGGTATTATCTCTGAAGGGGCAGGCTTCATTTACTGATTTCAGTGATATTGACAAGGCTCCTGAAGAGAAGGAAAGAGGCATTACAATTGCCACGGCTCACGTAGAATATGAGACCGAGAAGCGTCATTATGCACATGTTGATTGTCCGGGACATGCGGATTATATCAAAAACATGATTACCGGTGCAGCCCAGATGGACGGAGCGATACTTGTTGTTGCTGCAACGGATGGCGCAATGCCCCAGACCCGTGAGCATATTCTTCTTGCCCGCCAGGTTGGTGTTCCGGCAATTGTTGTTTTTCTCAACAAATGCGACATGGTTGACGATGAGGAACTTATCGAGCTTGTGGATATGGAACTGCGGGAGTTGCTTGATAAATATGAGTTTCCAGGTGATGATATTCCGTTTATCCAGGGTTCCGCATTGCAGGCCCTTGAAAATCCTGAAGATGAAGAACACTCAAAGTGTATATGGGAGCTGATGGATGCAATCGATTCCTATATTCCCGAGCCGAAGCGTGATGTCGATCAGCCGTTTCTCATGCCTGTTGAGGATGTTTTCTCCATTTCCGGTCGCGGTACCGTGGCCACTGGACGTGTGGAGCGTGGTGTAATTCATGTCGGTGATGAAGTGGAGATTGTTGGTATCCGGGAAACACAGAAAACGACATGTACCGGCGTCGAGATGTTTCGCAAGTTGCTGGATGAAGGACAGGCCGGTGATAATATCGGTGCATTGCTGAGGGGTATTAAAAGGGATGAAATAGAAAGAGGACAGGTTCTGGCTGCTCCGAAATCTATAACACCACACACCAAGTTCAAGGCTGAGTGTTATATTCTCGGTAAGGATGAGGGTGGAAGGCATACACCGTTCTTTAATGGATACCGACCTCAGTTTTATTTCAGGACAACTGACGTGACAGGTGTCCTGACACTTGAAGAAGGTGTTGAAATGGTCATGCCTGGAGATAATATCGCGGCGACGGTGGAGTTGATCACCCCTATTGCCATGGATGTCGGACTGCGTTTTGCCATTCGTGAGGGTGGTCGTACAGTTGGTGCAGGCGTTATCAGTGAAATTTTATAA
- the rplX gene encoding 50S ribosomal protein L24 encodes MRQGRTYLKKNDQVEVIAGKDKGRVGKILRVLRAKDKVVVERINMIKRHTKPTEMNQQGQIVEKEAPIHVSNIQLICPECTKTGRIGKKILEDGTKVRYCKSCGEPIESK; translated from the coding sequence ATGAGACAGGGCAGAACATACCTGAAGAAAAATGATCAGGTTGAAGTAATTGCAGGCAAGGACAAAGGCCGGGTAGGCAAAATCCTTCGTGTATTAAGGGCAAAGGATAAGGTCGTTGTTGAGCGGATAAATATGATCAAGCGCCATACAAAACCGACTGAAATGAATCAGCAGGGTCAGATTGTCGAAAAGGAAGCGCCGATACACGTATCAAATATTCAGCTTATTTGTCCCGAGTGTACCAAGACCGGCCGAATTGGTAAAAAGATACTTGAGGATGGGACGAAGGTCCGCTACTGCAAGAGTTGCGGTGAACCCATCGAAAGTAAATAA
- the rpmC gene encoding 50S ribosomal protein L29 has translation MKAEDIRKMSAEDLENKEKELREELGNLAFQHRIRPLEDTSRLKKIRKDIARIETVKAQAVS, from the coding sequence ATGAAAGCTGAGGATATTCGTAAAATGTCCGCTGAGGATCTTGAGAACAAGGAAAAGGAACTGAGAGAAGAATTGGGAAATTTAGCTTTTCAACATCGTATCAGACCTCTTGAAGATACCTCGCGGTTAAAAAAAATTAGGAAAGATATTGCTAGAATCGAGACCGTCAAAGCACAGGCTGTTAGCTAG
- the rpsS gene encoding 30S ribosomal protein S19, producing the protein MSRSIKKGPFIDDHLQKKVSAAIESGSRKVIKTWSRRSDISPEMVGLTFAVHNGKKFIPVFVTENMVGHKLGEFSPTRTYYGHASDKKGRK; encoded by the coding sequence ATGTCTCGTTCAATTAAGAAAGGTCCTTTCATCGATGATCATTTACAGAAGAAAGTGTCCGCGGCTATCGAAAGTGGCTCCAGGAAGGTTATCAAAACCTGGTCCAGGCGTTCGGATATCAGTCCTGAGATGGTAGGCCTGACATTTGCAGTTCACAATGGGAAAAAATTTATTCCGGTATTTGTCACCGAGAATATGGTAGGGCATAAGCTTGGTGAATTTTCACCGACCAGAACCTATTATGGACATGCTTCAGACAAGAAGGGAAGAAAATAA
- the rplW gene encoding 50S ribosomal protein L23, giving the protein MKNLYNVLKGPCLTEKASLLQEEEGQVVFNVHPKANKIEIKRAVELIFNVKVKDVRTANMHGKQKRVGKTIGFTSEWKKAYVTLSEGEINFVDEL; this is encoded by the coding sequence ATGAAAAATTTATACAATGTGCTGAAGGGACCATGCCTCACTGAGAAGGCATCATTGCTCCAGGAAGAGGAAGGGCAGGTTGTTTTCAATGTTCATCCCAAGGCAAACAAGATAGAGATTAAAAGGGCGGTTGAGCTCATCTTCAACGTTAAGGTGAAAGATGTGAGAACTGCTAATATGCACGGCAAGCAAAAACGGGTTGGAAAAACCATAGGTTTTACCAGTGAATGGAAAAAAGCCTATGTTACCCTGTCTGAAGGTGAGATTAATTTTGTAGACGAACTGTAG
- the fusA gene encoding elongation factor G yields MAAPKELFDVRNIGIMAHIDAGKTTTTERILYYTGRSYKIGEVHEGTAVMDWMEQEQERGITITSAATTCYWKDKKINIIDTPGHVDFTVEVERCLRVLDGVIAVFCAVGGVEPQSETVWRQADKYAIPRVAFVNKMDRVGADFSKCLNMITERLGANPVAIQIPVGKEAEFRGVIDLIEGKMLLFGEQSLGQEVEVVEVPGEYIERFTAARMMLLEKLADFDEEIMEKYLDDTTVSAPEIYSALRKATLALEVVPVLCGSAFKNKGVQPLLDSVVRYLPSPLDVKEIEGVGKNGEPVTRKTDPEDSFVGLVFKLMSDTFVENLAFMRVYSGRIGVGDKVFNPVKKKQEKIGKLLKLHANKREEVDEILAGDIGAIVGLKFTTTGDTLCRKGDHIILESMDFPDPVIGVAIEPKSKAEEKKLAETLGKIALEDPSFTITTNSDTGQTIISGMGELHLEIIVDRLLNEFKVAANVGTPQVAYKETIGRLCRGEGKFDQLTGAKGQYGHVIIEVEPADRGSGFAFENLVDEDTVPGEYLEFIRKGIEDSLDSGPLIGYPLTDLKVSLVGGSYHDEESTEMAFGISAAMAIRRAAADADPKLLEPVMSLEVVTPEEYVGDVISDLNSKRGKVVGVEAEKELQVLKAHVPLAEMFGYSTSLRSSTQGRATFTMQFLQYEVVPASKADKIIKKIRGI; encoded by the coding sequence ATGGCAGCCCCGAAAGAGTTGTTCGATGTGCGCAATATCGGCATTATGGCCCATATTGATGCCGGAAAAACAACGACAACTGAGAGAATATTGTATTATACCGGTCGTTCCTACAAGATCGGTGAGGTTCATGAGGGGACAGCCGTCATGGACTGGATGGAACAGGAGCAGGAGCGAGGGATTACTATCACCTCAGCCGCAACTACCTGCTACTGGAAAGATAAAAAAATAAATATTATAGATACTCCCGGGCATGTTGATTTCACAGTAGAGGTGGAACGTTGCCTGAGGGTTCTTGATGGTGTTATAGCGGTGTTCTGTGCCGTGGGTGGTGTTGAGCCCCAGTCGGAGACCGTTTGGAGGCAGGCGGATAAATATGCAATTCCGCGGGTAGCCTTCGTTAACAAGATGGATCGTGTGGGAGCCGATTTCAGTAAATGTCTCAACATGATTACTGAAAGGCTGGGGGCAAACCCGGTAGCCATACAGATTCCGGTAGGAAAAGAGGCTGAGTTCAGGGGAGTGATTGACCTCATTGAGGGAAAAATGCTCCTTTTCGGTGAACAGTCTCTTGGCCAGGAAGTAGAAGTTGTTGAAGTTCCTGGCGAATACATTGAAAGATTCACGGCCGCACGGATGATGCTCCTCGAGAAGTTGGCCGACTTCGATGAGGAGATCATGGAAAAATACTTGGATGATACTACAGTATCTGCGCCTGAGATATACAGCGCTCTCAGGAAGGCGACACTGGCACTGGAAGTAGTGCCGGTTTTGTGCGGGAGTGCTTTTAAAAACAAGGGTGTGCAGCCATTGCTTGACAGTGTGGTTCGCTATCTGCCGTCTCCTCTGGATGTAAAGGAAATAGAAGGAGTTGGCAAAAATGGTGAACCTGTCACCAGAAAAACTGATCCTGAAGATAGTTTTGTCGGATTGGTTTTCAAGCTGATGAGTGACACTTTTGTTGAAAACCTGGCTTTTATGCGCGTCTACTCCGGCAGGATTGGAGTGGGGGACAAGGTTTTTAATCCTGTTAAGAAAAAACAGGAAAAAATCGGCAAGCTTCTCAAGCTTCATGCAAACAAGCGTGAAGAAGTAGATGAAATACTTGCTGGTGATATCGGTGCGATAGTTGGTCTTAAGTTTACGACGACTGGTGATACGCTTTGCAGAAAAGGGGATCACATAATTCTTGAAAGTATGGATTTTCCCGATCCTGTGATTGGCGTGGCCATTGAGCCGAAAAGTAAGGCGGAAGAAAAAAAGCTTGCGGAAACGCTTGGTAAAATTGCTCTTGAAGATCCGTCTTTCACAATAACGACCAACAGTGATACCGGCCAGACAATTATTTCCGGTATGGGGGAACTTCACCTGGAGATCATTGTTGACCGTTTACTCAATGAGTTTAAGGTAGCTGCCAATGTAGGAACACCCCAGGTCGCCTATAAGGAAACAATCGGCAGACTTTGTCGCGGGGAAGGAAAGTTTGACCAGTTGACCGGAGCCAAAGGGCAGTATGGTCATGTTATTATTGAGGTCGAACCGGCGGACAGGGGGAGTGGGTTTGCGTTTGAAAATCTTGTTGATGAAGATACTGTGCCGGGCGAATATCTGGAATTTATCCGCAAAGGGATAGAGGACAGTCTGGACTCCGGGCCCCTGATCGGATATCCACTCACAGACCTCAAGGTATCTCTGGTGGGGGGTTCGTATCACGACGAGGAGTCGACGGAAATGGCTTTTGGTATTTCAGCTGCCATGGCAATTCGTCGAGCAGCAGCAGACGCTGATCCAAAGCTGCTGGAACCCGTCATGAGCTTGGAAGTTGTAACTCCTGAAGAATATGTTGGAGATGTTATATCCGACTTGAACAGCAAACGCGGGAAAGTAGTTGGTGTTGAGGCAGAAAAGGAACTTCAGGTTTTAAAAGCACATGTCCCTCTCGCGGAGATGTTTGGGTATTCAACATCCCTCAGATCATCAACACAGGGACGGGCAACATTTACGATGCAGTTTTTACAATATGAAGTAGTACCTGCTTCAAAGGCAGATAAAATAATAAAGAAAATCAGAGGGATCTAG
- the rpsJ gene encoding 30S ribosomal protein S10 — protein MPTEKIRIRLKAYDHKLLDQSTSEIVETARRTGSAVAGPIPLPTSVNKFCVLRSPHVDKKSREQFEMRTHRRLLDILEPTQQTIDLLMKLELSAGVDVEIKLP, from the coding sequence ATACCTACAGAGAAAATCCGTATCCGTCTCAAGGCATACGATCATAAGCTGCTGGATCAGTCTACCTCTGAAATTGTTGAGACTGCCAGAAGAACCGGATCTGCGGTAGCTGGACCGATTCCTTTACCGACTTCGGTGAACAAGTTCTGTGTTCTCCGTTCACCTCATGTCGATAAGAAATCCCGTGAGCAGTTTGAAATGAGGACTCATCGTCGTTTGCTCGATATTCTTGAGCCGACTCAACAGACAATAGACCTGCTGATGAAGCTGGAATTGTCTGCAGGTGTCGATGTAGAAATAAAGCTGCCGTAG
- the rpsQ gene encoding 30S ribosomal protein S17, translating into MSEIKKSKKTRTGSVVSNRMEKSVVVQVERKIRHKLYGKFVKTSVKYLADDPENRCNIGDTVLIEECRPLSKRKRWRVRTILEKAL; encoded by the coding sequence ATGAGCGAAATTAAAAAATCCAAGAAGACAAGAACCGGTTCTGTTGTCAGCAACAGAATGGAAAAAAGTGTTGTCGTTCAGGTTGAGCGTAAGATTCGTCATAAGCTTTATGGAAAATTCGTGAAAACCAGTGTCAAATATCTGGCAGATGATCCTGAGAACCGTTGTAATATCGGTGACACTGTTTTGATTGAAGAGTGCCGACCACTAAGCAAGAGAAAGAGGTGGCGGGTGAGAACAATACTGGAGAAGGCACTTTAA
- the rplD gene encoding 50S ribosomal protein L4, protein MSTVKIVNTKNESVGEVELRDDVFNREVKEHILHEVVRMQRAARRSGNACTKTRVEVRGGGAKPWRQKGTGRARAGTRTSPIWRGGGVAFGPKPRDYGFKLNRKVKKQAVAMAISARFQEGNLIVLDDFTLERIKTRDFVEVMGALEVDNALIVAGSENDNLSKSSRNVNGYKVLPAEGVNVYDILLHKKLILVQPTIESLEKRLAS, encoded by the coding sequence ATGTCTACTGTAAAAATAGTTAACACCAAGAATGAGAGTGTTGGCGAGGTTGAGCTGAGAGATGATGTGTTCAACCGTGAAGTCAAGGAACACATTCTGCACGAAGTTGTAAGAATGCAGAGGGCGGCTCGGAGATCAGGAAATGCCTGCACCAAAACACGGGTTGAGGTGAGAGGCGGTGGTGCCAAACCATGGCGTCAGAAGGGTACCGGTCGTGCAAGAGCTGGAACCAGAACTTCACCGATCTGGCGAGGTGGTGGAGTTGCCTTTGGCCCGAAACCTCGTGATTACGGATTCAAACTGAACCGGAAAGTGAAAAAACAGGCCGTTGCTATGGCAATAAGTGCGAGGTTCCAGGAAGGAAATCTCATTGTACTTGACGACTTCACACTGGAAAGGATCAAAACCAGGGACTTTGTTGAGGTCATGGGGGCACTCGAAGTTGATAATGCACTCATTGTTGCAGGAAGTGAGAATGACAATTTGTCGAAATCTTCCCGTAATGTCAATGGTTATAAAGTGTTGCCCGCTGAAGGTGTCAATGTGTATGACATTCTCCTTCATAAAAAACTCATCCTTGTGCAACCCACAATTGAGAGCCTTGAGAAGAGGTTGGCGTCATGA
- the rplP gene encoding 50S ribosomal protein L16, translating to MLSPKKVKHRKVFKGRNRGIAYRGSSISFGEFAIKATCCGKMTAQQIEAARVTINRTLKRGGKVWIRVFPDKPLTKKPAETRMGKGKGSPESWVAMIKPGMVLYEIGGVSEELAVKALRLAGNKLPFSTKVVTKRNTL from the coding sequence ATGTTAAGTCCTAAAAAGGTTAAACATAGAAAAGTTTTTAAAGGAAGGAACAGAGGGATTGCCTACAGAGGGTCATCTATTTCCTTTGGCGAATTTGCCATCAAGGCTACATGCTGTGGAAAAATGACTGCTCAGCAGATTGAAGCTGCCCGTGTTACCATCAACAGGACACTGAAGCGTGGCGGCAAGGTCTGGATCCGGGTGTTTCCGGATAAACCTCTTACCAAGAAGCCAGCCGAGACAAGGATGGGTAAAGGTAAGGGTAGTCCGGAATCCTGGGTGGCAATGATAAAGCCTGGTATGGTCCTTTATGAAATTGGTGGAGTCAGTGAGGAGCTCGCTGTAAAAGCATTAAGACTGGCAGGGAACAAACTTCCATTCTCAACCAAAGTAGTAACCAAGAGGAACACTTTATGA
- the rplN gene encoding 50S ribosomal protein L14: MIQAETVLNVADNSGAKKVLCIRVLGGTRKRYATIGDVIVVTVKEALPHAKVKKGDVMKAVIVRTAKEMKRMDDTWVRFDDNAAVMLGTSGEPVGTRIFGPVARELRNQGFMKIISLAPEAL; encoded by the coding sequence ATGATACAGGCAGAGACAGTACTGAATGTCGCAGATAACTCAGGAGCCAAGAAAGTTTTGTGTATCCGGGTTCTTGGCGGAACGAGAAAGCGATACGCCACCATCGGAGATGTGATTGTGGTTACAGTTAAGGAAGCGCTTCCACACGCCAAGGTAAAAAAGGGTGACGTAATGAAGGCGGTAATCGTCAGAACCGCAAAAGAAATGAAGCGCATGGATGATACCTGGGTAAGGTTTGATGATAATGCAGCCGTAATGCTCGGGACCTCAGGGGAACCTGTAGGGACTCGTATTTTCGGACCTGTGGCCCGTGAGTTAAGAAATCAAGGTTTCATGAAAATTATCTCACTGGCACCGGAGGCACTTTAA
- the rplC gene encoding 50S ribosomal protein L3, protein MPKSMGILGKKIGMTRIYSELGQATPVTVVEAGPCKVLQVKSEDTDGYNAIQVGFSEKKASRVNKAVAGHLKKSGSEGFYFIREFRVSDPEKYEVGQDITLDAVFKVGDLVDVQGTSKGKGFQGVIKRHGFAGGGAGHGSKFHRAPGSIGMSAYPGRVVKGKKMPGRMGNDTVLKKNVIIVDIRSDDNVVLLKGPLPGAKNGLLKIFSK, encoded by the coding sequence ATGCCAAAGTCAATGGGTATATTAGGTAAAAAAATCGGGATGACCCGGATTTACAGTGAACTGGGACAGGCTACTCCCGTGACTGTTGTGGAAGCTGGACCCTGTAAAGTCCTCCAGGTCAAAAGTGAAGACACAGATGGATACAATGCCATTCAGGTCGGCTTTTCTGAAAAGAAAGCGTCAAGAGTCAATAAGGCTGTAGCCGGTCACCTGAAAAAATCAGGGTCTGAAGGTTTCTATTTTATACGCGAGTTCAGGGTCAGTGATCCGGAAAAGTATGAAGTAGGACAGGATATTACTCTGGATGCGGTATTTAAAGTCGGTGATCTTGTTGATGTGCAGGGGACGAGCAAAGGTAAGGGTTTTCAGGGTGTTATTAAACGACATGGATTTGCCGGTGGTGGTGCAGGTCATGGATCTAAATTTCACAGGGCACCAGGTTCGATTGGTATGAGCGCCTACCCCGGAAGGGTTGTCAAGGGGAAAAAAATGCCCGGAAGAATGGGAAACGATACTGTTCTGAAAAAGAATGTGATTATCGTTGACATTCGTTCTGATGATAATGTCGTGCTTTTGAAAGGTCCCCTTCCTGGAGCCAAGAACGGCCTGTTGAAAATATTTTCAAAATAA
- the rplE gene encoding 50S ribosomal protein L5 has product MGALKEKYMNECVPALKEEFGYKNVMQLPQLKKIVLNMGLGEAVQNPKIVEGAAEELTRIAGQKAVITKAKKSIATFKLREGMPIGCRVTLRGDKMYDFFSKLVNIALPRVRDFRGLSPKGFDGRGNFSMGIQEQIIFPEIDYDKIDKIKGLNITIVTTAQTDEEGRSLLRKLGMPFKK; this is encoded by the coding sequence ATGGGTGCGCTGAAAGAAAAATACATGAACGAATGTGTTCCTGCGCTGAAAGAGGAATTCGGATATAAAAACGTTATGCAGCTGCCGCAACTCAAGAAGATTGTCTTGAATATGGGGTTGGGAGAGGCAGTACAGAATCCGAAAATTGTTGAAGGTGCTGCAGAAGAACTTACACGAATTGCCGGCCAGAAAGCCGTCATTACAAAAGCTAAGAAATCAATTGCAACGTTTAAACTCCGAGAGGGTATGCCCATTGGGTGTCGTGTTACCCTCCGTGGAGATAAAATGTATGACTTCTTCAGCAAGCTTGTTAATATAGCGCTTCCGCGTGTAAGAGATTTCAGGGGACTTTCACCTAAAGGATTTGATGGACGCGGAAATTTTTCCATGGGTATTCAGGAACAGATTATATTCCCGGAGATCGATTATGATAAAATTGATAAGATCAAAGGGCTTAATATCACGATTGTAACAACCGCACAGACGGATGAAGAAGGGCGATCTCTTCTCAGGAAACTTGGAATGCCTTTTAAAAAATAA
- the rpsC gene encoding 30S ribosomal protein S3 → MGQKVNPLGMRLNITRTWDSIWYADKEYAAFLIEDQKIKKFLKKRLHHAGLSKVKIERTGEHVRIKLHTARPGIVIGKKGAEIELIKKELEKLISRKVTIDIQEVRRPEADAQLVAENIAQQLVRRVAFRRAMKKAVSSALRFGVQGIKISCSGRLGGAEMSRCEWVREGRVPLHTLRADVDYALAEANTTYGIIGVKVWIFNGEVLSDKDSGSV, encoded by the coding sequence TTGGGGCAGAAGGTTAATCCATTAGGAATGAGACTGAACATTACCCGGACATGGGATTCGATCTGGTATGCGGACAAGGAGTACGCCGCCTTTTTGATTGAAGATCAGAAAATTAAAAAGTTTCTCAAGAAACGACTCCACCATGCAGGGTTGTCTAAAGTAAAGATTGAACGCACCGGGGAACACGTGCGGATCAAACTGCATACAGCACGTCCTGGGATTGTGATCGGGAAAAAGGGTGCAGAAATCGAGCTTATCAAAAAAGAGCTTGAAAAGCTTATTTCCCGCAAGGTTACAATTGACATTCAGGAAGTCAGGCGTCCTGAGGCGGATGCTCAGCTTGTCGCTGAAAATATTGCTCAGCAGCTGGTCAGAAGGGTCGCTTTTCGCCGGGCCATGAAAAAGGCTGTCAGTTCCGCCTTGAGATTTGGTGTGCAGGGCATCAAAATCTCGTGTTCAGGTCGACTCGGAGGTGCTGAGATGTCCAGGTGTGAATGGGTTCGCGAAGGTCGGGTACCGCTGCACACTCTCAGGGCCGATGTGGACTACGCACTTGCTGAGGCCAACACTACATACGGGATTATTGGTGTGAAAGTTTGGATCTTCAATGGTGAAGTGCTCAGTGACAAGGACAGTGGTTCCGTATAA